One Thermococcus sp. genomic region harbors:
- the tdh gene encoding L-threonine 3-dehydrogenase encodes MAEKMQAIMKTKPAYGAELVEVDVPKPGPGEVLIKVLATSICGTDLHIYEWNEWAQSRIKPPQIMGHEVAGEVVEVGPGVDTLEVGDYISVETHIVCGKCYACRHNRYHVCQNTKIFGVDMDGVFAHYAIVPAKNAWKNPKDMKPEYATLQEPLGNAVDTVLAGPIAGRSTLITGAGPLGLLGIAVAKASGAYPVIVSEPSEFRRKLAKKVGADYVVNPFEEDPVKFVMDVTDGAGVEVFLEFSGAPKALEQGLRAVTPGGRVSLLGLFPREVTIDFNNLIIFKALEVHGITGRHLWETWYTVSSLIQSGKLNLDPIITHKYKGFEEFEEAFELMRAGKTGKVVFFPHKG; translated from the coding sequence ATGGCTGAGAAGATGCAGGCCATTATGAAGACAAAGCCGGCTTACGGTGCTGAACTTGTCGAGGTTGACGTTCCAAAGCCCGGCCCGGGCGAGGTTCTTATAAAGGTTCTGGCAACGAGCATCTGTGGCACTGACCTGCACATCTACGAGTGGAACGAGTGGGCCCAGAGCAGGATTAAACCACCTCAGATAATGGGCCATGAGGTTGCCGGAGAGGTCGTAGAGGTCGGTCCCGGCGTTGATACACTGGAAGTCGGCGACTACATAAGCGTTGAAACCCACATCGTCTGCGGCAAGTGCTACGCCTGCAGGCACAACCGCTACCACGTCTGCCAGAACACGAAGATATTCGGCGTCGACATGGACGGTGTCTTCGCCCACTACGCCATCGTTCCGGCCAAAAACGCCTGGAAGAACCCGAAGGACATGAAACCCGAATACGCAACCCTGCAAGAGCCCCTTGGAAACGCCGTGGATACCGTTTTAGCCGGCCCAATAGCTGGCAGGAGCACTCTCATAACCGGAGCCGGCCCGCTTGGACTCCTCGGGATAGCGGTCGCAAAGGCGAGCGGTGCTTATCCGGTCATCGTAAGCGAACCGAGTGAGTTCAGGAGGAAGCTGGCCAAAAAAGTAGGTGCCGACTACGTGGTTAACCCCTTCGAAGAGGACCCCGTTAAGTTCGTGATGGACGTAACCGATGGAGCTGGCGTTGAGGTCTTCCTTGAGTTCAGCGGTGCACCGAAAGCCCTTGAGCAGGGCCTCAGGGCGGTAACCCCGGGTGGAAGGGTTTCCCTTCTCGGCCTCTTCCCGAGGGAGGTGACGATAGACTTCAACAACCTCATCATCTTCAAGGCCCTCGAAGTCCATGGGATAACCGGAAGGCACCTCTGGGAGACGTGGTACACCGTCTCAAGCCTCATCCAGAGCGGGAAGCTCAACCTCGACCCGATAATCAC
- a CDS encoding MinD/ParA family protein, with translation MAVIVVTGRGGAGKTTTTANLSTYLAMREYRVLAVDGDLYLPNLGFHFALDTVKYTVHTLLKNPDIDPEWAIYKHKETGVYVMPGSTQLQDVLGISPKRLVDILEKVKYKFGVVFVDSPTGVPFDTLPTFQVANYQLIVVEIERSPIYSFETMVKNEIEKLKALGERYNLNIGVVLNKVRESADVVDKIIEAIEEDLNVPVLGWVPFDYNVPESINVGVPIVRYLPNSDAAVAFREVGEVLEEWIFG, from the coding sequence ATGGCAGTGATAGTCGTTACTGGACGGGGTGGTGCCGGTAAGACCACCACGACGGCCAACCTCAGCACGTATCTTGCCATGAGGGAGTATCGGGTTCTAGCCGTTGACGGTGATCTCTACCTCCCCAACCTCGGTTTTCACTTTGCCCTTGACACGGTCAAATACACCGTCCACACCCTTCTCAAGAACCCAGATATAGACCCCGAGTGGGCCATATACAAGCACAAGGAAACCGGAGTTTACGTAATGCCTGGCAGTACTCAGCTGCAGGACGTCCTCGGTATATCACCCAAGAGGCTCGTTGACATCTTGGAGAAGGTCAAGTACAAGTTTGGAGTGGTCTTCGTTGACTCGCCAACTGGAGTCCCCTTCGACACCCTCCCAACCTTTCAGGTTGCAAACTACCAGCTCATCGTTGTGGAAATAGAGCGCTCGCCAATCTATTCCTTCGAAACGATGGTAAAAAACGAAATCGAGAAGCTCAAGGCCCTGGGTGAAAGGTACAACCTCAACATCGGAGTAGTCCTCAACAAGGTCAGGGAGAGCGCGGACGTCGTTGATAAGATAATAGAGGCCATTGAGGAAGACCTCAACGTCCCTGTTCTCGGTTGGGTACCCTTTGATTACAATGTTCCCGAGTCGATAAACGTCGGTGTCCCAATAGTCAGGTACCTGCCGAACAGCGATGCCGCGGTTGCCTTTAGAGAGGTTGGTGAAGTTCTTGAGGAATGGATATTTGGCTGA
- the hmgA gene encoding hydroxymethylglutaryl-CoA reductase (NADPH), which produces MELEELVEKVANGEIKLHQVEKYTNGDKRLATEIRRKALEKKLGVKLDNIGHYSIDPNQLIGRNIENMIGVVQIPMGVAGPLKINGEYAKGEFYIPLATTEGALVASVNRGCSALTEAGGVKTTLIDDKMTRAPLLKCPDARRAREVAEWVKNNLDYLQEKAVSKVTRHGKLRDVKPFIVGNNLYLRFEFETGDAMGMNMVTISSEEIMKVIEEHFPDVKYLALSGNLCVDKKPNATNFILGRGKTVIAEAVIPREIVEKKLKTTPELIAEVNYRKNLVGSAQAGSYGFNAHFGNIVGAIFLATGQDEAQITEGSHGITLAEVTPEGDLYISITMPSLEIGTVGGGTRVPTQREALSIMGVAGGGEPAGTNAKKFAEIVAGAVLAGELSLLAAIAAKHLAKAHKELGR; this is translated from the coding sequence ATGGAACTTGAGGAGCTCGTGGAAAAGGTAGCCAACGGTGAAATAAAGCTCCATCAGGTTGAGAAGTACACAAACGGGGACAAGCGGCTCGCCACTGAAATAAGGCGGAAGGCCCTTGAGAAAAAACTTGGAGTAAAGCTCGACAACATAGGCCACTACTCCATTGACCCGAACCAGCTCATAGGGAGAAACATCGAGAACATGATAGGCGTCGTCCAGATACCGATGGGAGTTGCAGGGCCCCTCAAGATAAACGGCGAGTACGCGAAGGGAGAATTCTACATCCCTCTTGCAACAACTGAAGGCGCTTTGGTTGCGTCCGTCAACCGCGGTTGCTCTGCCCTAACCGAGGCCGGTGGCGTCAAGACAACTCTGATAGACGACAAGATGACGAGGGCACCGCTCCTAAAGTGCCCCGATGCGAGGAGGGCGAGGGAAGTGGCCGAGTGGGTTAAGAACAACCTCGACTACCTTCAAGAGAAGGCAGTTAGCAAGGTCACGAGGCACGGAAAGCTGAGGGACGTCAAGCCCTTCATAGTCGGCAACAACCTCTACCTCCGCTTTGAGTTCGAGACCGGCGATGCAATGGGCATGAACATGGTAACCATCTCCAGCGAGGAGATAATGAAGGTCATCGAGGAGCACTTCCCCGACGTTAAGTATTTAGCACTCTCGGGCAACCTCTGCGTTGACAAGAAACCGAACGCGACCAACTTCATTCTCGGAAGGGGCAAGACTGTAATAGCCGAGGCGGTAATTCCTAGGGAGATAGTGGAGAAGAAGCTCAAGACGACTCCTGAACTGATTGCCGAGGTCAACTACCGCAAAAACCTTGTCGGCTCGGCTCAGGCTGGTTCCTACGGTTTCAACGCCCACTTCGGCAACATAGTTGGGGCGATATTTTTAGCGACGGGCCAGGATGAGGCCCAGATAACCGAAGGCTCCCACGGAATAACTCTGGCGGAGGTAACCCCCGAGGGAGACCTCTACATAAGCATCACCATGCCGAGCCTTGAGATAGGAACCGTCGGTGGCGGAACGAGGGTTCCCACGCAGAGGGAAGCTCTGAGCATTATGGGAGTTGCAGGTGGAGGAGAGCCAGCGGGAACGAACGCCAAGAAATTCGCAGAGATAGTTGCCGGTGCAGTTTTGGCAGGAGAACTCTCCCTCCTCGCGGCGATAGCTGCCAAGCACCTCGCGAAGGCTCACAAGGAGCTCGGGCGTTAG
- the gatE gene encoding Glu-tRNA(Gln) amidotransferase subunit GatE, whose amino-acid sequence MTEKFDYEKLGLKVGLEIHRQLDTKKLFSSVPSELTERVDFTFERRLRPTMSEMGEIDPAALEEFKKGRKYIYEGNYELTDLVYMDEEPPRGPDKEALEVSLQIAYLLNAKPVDEVHFMRKIVIDGSNVSGFQRTAIIAMNGKVDTPWGSVGIPTICLEEDACRIVERKEKEVIYRIDRLGIPLVEISTTPDIHHPEQAKVVAKYIGDALRATRKVKRGLGTIRQDLNVSIRGGARIEIKGVQELDMIPLIIEREVERQVNLLKIRDELRERGVKPEDIKEEFHDVTEVFQNTESKIIARAIRKGGKVLAVKLPGFRGLIGREIQPGRRLGTEMADRTKKYVKGIFHIDELPNYGITEKEVNAVIEKLGLGEKDAFVLVAAEEETARKALAEVVKRAREAIEGVPEETRRALPDGNTQYMRPLPGKARMYPETDIPPIFLPEEYKESIKANLPELPQERVERYVKEYRIDRSLAETLVNDERDELFEELVKKGVKPSLAASILVVVLKGLKKEVPIENITEEHIRGAFELYIEGKIAKEAFEEIFKELAKNPERTAKQVAEEKGLTLLSEEEVERIIDEVIKANIEVIKAKGMGAMGMIMGRAMAKLRGRADGKLVSSLVRKKIQELS is encoded by the coding sequence ATGACCGAAAAGTTCGATTACGAAAAGCTCGGCCTCAAGGTCGGCCTTGAGATTCACAGACAGCTCGATACCAAAAAGCTGTTCTCATCAGTCCCGAGCGAGCTGACCGAGAGGGTTGACTTCACCTTTGAGCGACGCCTGAGGCCGACGATGAGCGAGATGGGCGAAATAGATCCAGCCGCTCTGGAAGAGTTCAAGAAGGGGAGGAAGTACATCTACGAGGGCAACTACGAGCTGACGGATCTGGTTTACATGGACGAGGAACCGCCGAGGGGGCCCGATAAGGAAGCCCTGGAGGTTTCGCTCCAGATAGCCTACCTCCTCAACGCCAAGCCGGTCGATGAGGTTCACTTCATGCGTAAAATAGTCATAGACGGCTCCAATGTTTCAGGCTTTCAGAGAACGGCCATAATAGCGATGAACGGAAAGGTTGACACACCCTGGGGAAGCGTGGGCATTCCGACGATATGCCTTGAGGAGGACGCGTGTAGAATCGTTGAGCGGAAGGAGAAGGAGGTAATATACCGTATCGACAGGCTCGGCATTCCTCTGGTGGAGATAAGCACTACCCCGGACATACACCACCCGGAGCAGGCGAAAGTCGTTGCGAAGTACATAGGCGATGCTTTAAGGGCAACCAGAAAGGTGAAGCGCGGATTAGGAACCATAAGGCAGGATTTGAACGTCTCAATAAGGGGCGGTGCGAGGATAGAGATAAAGGGCGTCCAGGAGCTCGACATGATTCCCCTCATCATCGAGCGTGAGGTTGAAAGGCAGGTTAACCTCCTCAAAATCCGCGACGAGCTGAGGGAGAGGGGAGTTAAGCCCGAGGACATCAAAGAGGAGTTCCACGACGTTACCGAGGTTTTCCAGAACACGGAGTCGAAGATAATAGCGAGGGCCATCAGGAAGGGCGGTAAAGTCCTCGCCGTTAAGCTTCCGGGCTTTAGGGGTCTCATAGGCAGGGAGATACAGCCGGGCAGGCGTTTAGGCACGGAAATGGCGGACAGGACCAAGAAGTATGTAAAGGGGATCTTCCACATTGACGAATTACCGAACTATGGAATTACAGAAAAAGAGGTTAATGCGGTTATAGAAAAGCTCGGCCTCGGTGAGAAAGACGCCTTCGTTCTCGTCGCGGCCGAGGAAGAAACGGCCAGGAAAGCTTTAGCCGAGGTCGTTAAGAGGGCTAGGGAAGCGATAGAAGGCGTCCCCGAGGAGACGAGGAGGGCCTTACCCGATGGCAACACCCAGTACATGCGCCCGCTCCCGGGCAAGGCGAGGATGTATCCAGAGACTGACATTCCGCCCATCTTCCTGCCAGAGGAGTACAAAGAGAGTATAAAGGCGAACCTTCCGGAGTTGCCTCAGGAGAGAGTTGAGCGCTACGTTAAGGAGTACAGGATCGACAGGAGCTTGGCGGAGACTCTCGTCAACGACGAGCGCGACGAACTCTTTGAGGAGCTGGTAAAGAAGGGGGTTAAACCATCTCTGGCCGCTTCAATTCTGGTGGTTGTCCTCAAGGGCCTCAAGAAGGAGGTTCCTATAGAGAATATCACCGAGGAGCACATCAGGGGGGCCTTTGAACTGTACATTGAGGGCAAGATCGCCAAGGAGGCCTTCGAGGAGATTTTCAAGGAGCTGGCGAAAAACCCCGAGAGGACCGCGAAGCAGGTTGCGGAGGAGAAGGGACTAACTCTTCTCAGCGAAGAGGAGGTTGAGAGAATAATCGATGAGGTCATCAAAGCCAACATCGAGGTCATAAAGGCCAAGGGCATGGGAGCGATGGGCATGATAATGGGAAGGGCAATGGCGAAGCTTCGTGGCAGGGCCGACGGTAAGCTCGTTAGCTCCCTCGTCAGGAAGAAGATTCAAGAGCTGAGCTAA
- the gatD gene encoding Glu-tRNA(Gln) amidotransferase subunit GatD produces MRKVEEFMRKHNLEVGDLVRIVKREGDELLTFEGLVMPPYELSPGETLTIKLDNGYNIGILIDAIEKVEVLEKAAEKPKMAFQEVLPKREGLPNVTILGTGGTIASRIDYKTGAVHPAFTAEELAKAVPEIFEMANVTPKLIMNILSEDMKPEYWKRIAHEVARALNSGEDGVVIAHGTDTMGYTASALSFMLRNLTKPVVLVGAQRSSDRPSSDSAMNLTCAVKMATSDVAEVMVVMHGETSDTHCLAHRGTKVRKMHTSRRDAFRSINDIPIAKIWKDRIELLRDDYRRRSEGEVEVDDRMEEKVAILKVYPGVSDEILDFLVDRGYKGVVIEGTGLGHVPQDFIPHVQRAVEEGVAICVTSQCLYGRVNLNVYSNGRKLLKAGAIPCEDMLPETAYVKLMWVLGHTDDLGEVRKMMLTSYAGEITPYTRFDTFLR; encoded by the coding sequence ATGAGAAAGGTTGAGGAGTTCATGAGGAAACACAACCTTGAGGTTGGGGATTTGGTCAGAATCGTGAAGAGAGAGGGAGATGAGCTTTTGACATTCGAGGGTCTTGTAATGCCGCCCTACGAGCTCTCCCCGGGCGAAACGCTGACCATAAAGCTTGACAACGGCTACAACATCGGAATCCTCATCGATGCCATTGAGAAGGTCGAGGTTCTTGAGAAGGCCGCCGAAAAGCCGAAGATGGCCTTCCAGGAAGTTCTCCCCAAGAGAGAGGGCCTGCCCAACGTTACAATCCTTGGAACCGGCGGAACGATAGCGAGCAGGATAGACTACAAGACCGGCGCAGTTCACCCAGCTTTTACCGCCGAAGAGCTCGCCAAGGCAGTTCCGGAGATATTCGAGATGGCCAACGTGACGCCGAAGCTCATCATGAACATCCTCAGCGAGGACATGAAGCCCGAATACTGGAAAAGGATAGCCCACGAGGTGGCAAGGGCCCTAAACTCCGGTGAGGATGGGGTTGTTATAGCCCATGGAACTGACACGATGGGCTACACTGCCTCTGCCTTGAGCTTCATGCTCAGAAACCTTACCAAGCCGGTCGTTCTGGTTGGAGCGCAGAGGAGCTCAGACAGGCCGAGCAGTGATTCGGCTATGAACCTCACCTGCGCCGTAAAAATGGCCACCAGCGACGTTGCGGAAGTGATGGTGGTTATGCACGGGGAAACGAGCGACACCCACTGTTTAGCGCACCGCGGGACAAAGGTAAGGAAGATGCACACGAGCAGGAGGGACGCCTTCAGGAGCATAAACGACATCCCGATAGCCAAAATCTGGAAGGACAGAATAGAACTCCTCAGGGACGACTACAGGAGGAGGAGTGAAGGCGAGGTAGAGGTTGACGACAGGATGGAGGAGAAGGTCGCGATCCTCAAGGTTTATCCGGGAGTGAGCGACGAGATACTCGACTTTCTGGTTGATAGGGGCTACAAAGGGGTTGTCATTGAGGGAACGGGCCTCGGCCACGTTCCCCAGGATTTCATACCGCACGTCCAGCGTGCCGTTGAGGAAGGTGTAGCGATCTGCGTCACCAGCCAGTGCCTCTACGGCAGGGTGAACCTCAACGTCTACTCAAACGGCAGAAAGCTCCTCAAGGCCGGAGCGATACCCTGCGAGGACATGCTTCCGGAAACAGCTTACGTCAAGCTGATGTGGGTTCTCGGACACACGGACGACCTCGGTGAAGTGAGAAAGATGATGCTGACCAGCTACGCCGGTGAGATAACACCCTACACGAGGTTTGACACCTTCCTGAGGTGA
- a CDS encoding transcriptional regulator produces MMTRRQRIISLLEERDYSPSELAQALGLRGKGSKKLVLDELRAIQKTLKREGKVLLIKPAECRKCGFRFKPEIKIPSRCPRCKSEWIEEPRFKIERRG; encoded by the coding sequence ATGATGACTCGAAGGCAGAGGATAATAAGCCTTTTGGAGGAAAGGGACTACTCACCCAGCGAGCTGGCACAGGCACTCGGACTGAGGGGTAAGGGCTCGAAAAAGCTCGTCCTCGATGAGCTTAGGGCCATCCAGAAGACGCTAAAAAGGGAGGGCAAAGTCCTACTGATAAAGCCCGCCGAGTGCAGGAAGTGTGGCTTCCGCTTTAAGCCCGAAATAAAGATACCATCACGCTGTCCGAGATGCAAGAGCGAGTGGATAGAGGAACCGAGGTTTAAGATTGAAAGGAGGGGCTGA
- a CDS encoding tRNA pseudouridine(54/55) synthase Pus10: MIVEKAEAVLERHGLCDHCLGRLFAQLGKGTNEERGKAIRFVLNMERSSRGLPPLERPERCELCGNVFERIPELVERMIESSKGIEFETFRVGSRFPEGIMEKERALWEEFGIETAEPINREFNRELGKAFGRKTGKETSASPDVVFIVEPYSGKIELQINPVYVYGRYRKLVRGIPQTPLPDFDESVASIICRAFSKAFAGKCVFKGAGREDVDVRMLGNGRPFVVEIKRPKRRRVNLEEVAKEINASGKVEVVNLRFISAKEAEEVLTKNHRKEYLALVLVEEGVTPKEAEEVARKLRGLEIHQRTPWRVRKARADKVRTRIVYEAEARWLDERHFELRLITDGGLYIKELISGDKGRTRPSVSDLLGKKAWCERLDVLNILDD, translated from the coding sequence ATGATAGTTGAGAAGGCGGAAGCGGTTCTTGAGAGGCATGGGCTGTGCGACCACTGCCTAGGGAGGCTTTTTGCCCAGCTCGGAAAGGGGACGAACGAGGAAAGGGGAAAGGCCATACGCTTCGTCCTCAACATGGAGAGGTCTTCCAGGGGTTTGCCCCCTCTGGAAAGGCCCGAGAGGTGTGAGCTGTGCGGGAACGTTTTTGAAAGGATTCCAGAGCTCGTTGAGAGAATGATTGAATCATCAAAGGGCATTGAATTCGAGACCTTCAGGGTAGGCTCGCGTTTCCCCGAGGGGATCATGGAAAAGGAAAGGGCGCTCTGGGAGGAATTTGGTATCGAGACCGCCGAGCCGATAAACCGCGAGTTCAACCGCGAGCTGGGAAAGGCCTTCGGCAGAAAAACCGGTAAGGAAACATCGGCCAGCCCCGACGTGGTCTTCATCGTGGAGCCATACTCCGGTAAAATCGAGCTCCAGATAAACCCGGTTTACGTTTACGGCCGTTACAGAAAGCTCGTGCGGGGAATTCCGCAGACGCCCCTTCCGGACTTCGATGAGAGTGTTGCCTCGATAATCTGCCGGGCCTTCTCAAAGGCTTTTGCCGGGAAGTGCGTCTTCAAGGGTGCCGGGAGGGAGGACGTTGATGTCAGAATGCTCGGCAATGGAAGGCCCTTTGTGGTCGAGATAAAGCGGCCAAAGAGGAGAAGGGTGAACCTTGAGGAGGTAGCGAAGGAGATAAACGCGAGCGGTAAGGTTGAAGTTGTAAACCTTCGTTTCATCTCGGCGAAGGAAGCTGAGGAAGTTCTCACAAAGAACCACCGGAAGGAATACCTAGCGTTAGTTCTGGTGGAGGAGGGGGTAACACCTAAGGAGGCAGAGGAAGTCGCGAGAAAGCTTAGGGGCTTGGAAATCCACCAGAGGACGCCCTGGCGCGTGAGAAAAGCGAGGGCTGACAAAGTGAGAACCAGAATTGTTTACGAAGCCGAGGCTAGATGGCTCGATGAGAGGCACTTTGAGCTACGCCTCATCACCGACGGCGGTCTCTACATAAAGGAGCTTATCTCGGGAGATAAGGGCAGGACGAGGCCGAGCGTCAGCGATTTGCTCGGAAAGAAGGCCTGGTGCGAGAGGCTCGACGTCCTGAACATCCTTGACGACTAG
- a CDS encoding 50S ribosomal protein L21e, producing MVQKAHSFRRKTRGKLSKSPRRRGLPPLTRFLQEFEVGQKVHIVIEPSYHKGMPDPRFHGRTGTVVGKRGDAYVVEIKDGGKVKTFFIHPVHLRPQKG from the coding sequence ATGGTTCAGAAAGCCCACAGCTTTAGGAGGAAGACGCGCGGGAAGCTCAGCAAGAGTCCAAGGAGGAGAGGCCTGCCGCCGCTCACTAGGTTCCTCCAGGAGTTTGAGGTCGGTCAGAAGGTTCACATAGTCATAGAGCCCAGCTACCACAAGGGAATGCCGGACCCAAGGTTCCATGGAAGAACCGGGACGGTCGTTGGGAAGCGCGGAGACGCTTACGTGGTGGAGATTAAGGACGGCGGGAAGGTCAAGACGTTCTTCATCCACCCGGTTCATCTCAGGCCTCAGAAGGGATGA
- a CDS encoding RNA polymerase Rpb4 family protein, whose protein sequence is MIGRKKLEERFITIAEAKELLERRRAEGMVENPEEPMFYEARISLEHAEKFSKLPPEKARELKERLAGLFEWLDERLAAKIVDIMPEDYFDIRVIFAKEEHMPSKEEAEEIIKLLDEYRPLD, encoded by the coding sequence ATGATAGGCAGAAAGAAGCTCGAGGAGAGGTTCATCACAATAGCGGAGGCCAAGGAGCTCCTCGAGCGCAGGAGAGCCGAGGGAATGGTGGAGAACCCGGAGGAGCCCATGTTTTATGAGGCAAGGATAAGCCTTGAACACGCGGAGAAGTTCTCAAAGCTCCCGCCCGAGAAGGCTAGGGAGCTTAAGGAGAGGCTGGCTGGCCTCTTTGAGTGGCTCGACGAAAGGCTCGCGGCAAAGATAGTGGACATAATGCCCGAGGACTACTTTGACATCAGGGTAATCTTTGCGAAAGAGGAGCACATGCCAAGCAAAGAGGAGGCCGAGGAGATAATAAAGCTTCTCGACGAGTACCGGCCCCTCGATTGA
- a CDS encoding DUF655 domain-containing protein, which translates to MDRYRRHSYRESIEKKRRNVEYEEYAYVLDYLPEGYYVDLMSGRRTGKPVAQVIGEKAFTLLEVTPKVDLMLYERVFVGKGNRDKVLLINKKLSYDELTDTAKAELPYVVEEIVKNNEERFIQFFNVAPPITNRLHSLELLPGIGKKHMWEIIEERQREPFKSFEDLRKRVKGLPDPVKMIAKRIVDELQGKDRYKLFVGHRRIFRG; encoded by the coding sequence ATGGATAGGTACAGGAGGCACTCCTACCGTGAAAGCATTGAGAAAAAGAGGAGAAACGTTGAGTACGAGGAATACGCCTACGTTCTTGACTACCTTCCTGAGGGCTATTACGTTGACCTGATGAGTGGTCGCAGGACAGGGAAGCCCGTGGCCCAGGTCATCGGAGAGAAGGCCTTCACACTCCTCGAAGTTACTCCAAAGGTTGACCTCATGCTCTACGAGAGAGTCTTCGTCGGTAAGGGAAACAGGGACAAGGTACTCCTCATAAATAAGAAGCTCTCCTACGACGAACTCACCGACACGGCCAAGGCCGAGCTCCCCTACGTTGTTGAGGAAATAGTTAAGAACAACGAGGAGCGCTTCATCCAGTTCTTCAACGTTGCTCCCCCTATAACCAACAGACTCCACAGCCTTGAGCTTCTGCCCGGCATAGGAAAGAAGCACATGTGGGAGATAATCGAGGAGCGCCAGAGAGAACCCTTTAAGAGCTTTGAAGACCTGAGAAAGCGCGTCAAGGGCCTTCCTGATCCGGTAAAGATGATAGCAAAACGCATAGTTGATGAACTCCAAGGCAAAGACCGTTACAAGCTCTTCGTTGGACACAGGAGGATTTTCAGGGGATGA
- the rsmA gene encoding 16S rRNA (adenine(1518)-N(6)/adenine(1519)-N(6))-dimethyltransferase RsmA, producing the protein MRDRLFSLIYKYNLRPSRDLGQNFLIVPEIIERNIERAEIKESDTILEIGPGLGVLTDALSKRAGKVYAIEKDPRLVEILKNEYGWPNVELIRGDALRVEWPPFNKMVSNLPYQISSPVTFKLLKRDFERAVLIYQLEFAQRMVAEPGDRNYSRLSLMLRAKANAELVERIGKGAFWPRPKVDSAVVILEPKPPSERIELDENLVRALFQHRRSTVSSALKKSAHMLGLGRREAKSLKDALNSVPLAGKRVFQLSPEDVLEIQFYLRDRGIL; encoded by the coding sequence ATGAGGGATAGGCTCTTCTCCCTTATTTACAAATATAACCTCAGGCCCAGCAGGGACCTCGGCCAGAACTTTCTCATAGTGCCCGAGATAATAGAGAGAAACATCGAAAGGGCCGAGATAAAAGAGAGCGACACCATTCTTGAGATTGGGCCCGGCCTCGGCGTTCTCACCGATGCTCTCTCAAAGCGTGCCGGAAAGGTGTATGCGATAGAAAAAGACCCTCGGCTGGTTGAGATTCTAAAGAACGAGTATGGGTGGCCCAACGTGGAGCTCATCCGGGGGGATGCTCTCAGGGTTGAGTGGCCACCCTTCAACAAGATGGTCTCCAACCTTCCCTATCAGATTTCCTCTCCGGTGACGTTTAAGCTGCTCAAGCGGGATTTCGAGAGGGCTGTCCTGATATACCAGCTGGAGTTCGCCCAGAGAATGGTTGCAGAACCCGGGGACAGGAACTACTCCCGGCTTTCCCTCATGCTCAGGGCAAAGGCCAACGCCGAGCTGGTCGAGCGCATTGGAAAGGGCGCCTTCTGGCCGAGACCTAAAGTTGACTCTGCCGTCGTCATTCTGGAGCCCAAGCCACCCTCCGAAAGGATCGAGCTGGACGAAAACCTTGTCAGGGCACTTTTCCAGCACAGGAGAAGCACCGTCAGCTCTGCCCTTAAGAAGTCGGCCCATATGCTCGGCCTTGGGAGGAGAGAGGCCAAATCCCTAAAGGATGCGCTGAACTCCGTTCCACTCGCAGGGAAGAGGGTTTTTCAGCTGTCCCCGGAGGATGTCCTTGAAATACAGTTCTACCTCAGGGATAGGGGCATTCTATGA